One window from the genome of Mercenaria mercenaria strain notata unplaced genomic scaffold, MADL_Memer_1 contig_1791, whole genome shotgun sequence encodes:
- the LOC128551876 gene encoding interferon-induced protein 44-like: MESSASTTTGSDALYYTPWRDKSVKWHPRKPNVRFNPNEDFITNFEQIIKFLFGKREGKAIGLFMAGLLLSSFGLSRLGSLLEIIGFLSLFRGATILRLLKRVRALQPVFDSPVLKQLIQNIGEEKTRDSLKLEIENYEPLQDLLNGEVHFPRANVLLMGPIGVGKSSFFNTINSIFRGKIFNIARSGSSEHSLTTKFRRYPVISSSSNKEMGFCLCDAMGLEPNHLMAKENMKYLLEGHIQDKFLLDPSGSVSPDIPGFKKRPVLEDQIHCVAIVLDASTVDAADAIKDTIQNIKEMQTVMNSMDVPQVVILTCIDKVCKQTKIDASNALKSKLIDKTVGKVSEMLGLPQHNIFPVKNYEKECELDPNIDILALLALKGILNNADAFLFMHRDEIVQGYSS, from the exons ATGGAAAGTTCAG CTTCAACAACTACCGGTAGTGACGCTTTGTATTATACACCCTGGAGGGATAAATCAGTCAAATGGCATCCAAGGAAACCAAAC GTCCGCTTCAACCCGAATGAagattttatcacaaattttgagcagattattaaatttttatttggaaaaagGGAAGGCAAAGCTATTGGACTATTTATGGCGGGACTTTTATTGTCTTCATTTGGACTGTCCCGTCTTGGCAGTCTTCTTGAAATAATTGGTTTTCTGTCGCTATTCAG AGGAGCGACCATATTGCGTCTTTTGAAGAGAGTCCGGGCTTTGCAACCTGTGTTTGACTCACCGGTACTGAAACAG CTCATCCAGAATATTGGAGAGGAAAAG ACGAGAGATTCGCTCAAACTGGAGATTGAGAATTATGAACCTCTACAAGATCTGCTTAATGGTGAGGTACACTTTCCtcgtgcaaatgtattactgaTGGGTCCGATTGGCGTAGGAAAGTCGAGCTTTTTTAACACCATTAATTCCATCTTCCGaggtaaaatattcaatattgcCAGAAGTGGAAGCTCGGAGCACAGTTTGACTACCAAG TTCCGGCGCTATCCGGTCATTTCTAGCAGCAGCAATAAGGAGATGGGGTTTTGTTTGTGCGATGCAATGGGGCTTGAACCAAATCATCTCATGGCAAAAGAAAATATGAAGTACTTACTGGAGGGCCACATACAAGATAAGTTTCTG TTGGATCCTAGTGGTTCAGTTTCTCCGGATATACCTGGATTCAAGAAAAGACCAGTATTAGAAGACCAGATACACTGTGTTGCCATAGTATTAGACGCTAGCACAGTAGATGCGGCAGACGCAATTAAAGATACGATACAGAATATTAAAGAGATGCAGACTGTGATGAATAGTATGG ATGTTCCCCAGGTGGTCATATTGACCTGTATTGACAAGGTGTGTAAACAGACAAAAATTGATGCATCAAATGCTTTGAAGAGCAAGCTGATAGACAAAACTGTTGGAAAG GTTTCGGAGATGTTAGGCTTACCACAGCACAATATATTCCCAGTGAAGAATTACGAGAAAGAGTGTGAACTAGATCCAAATATAGACATTCTGGCTCTACTTGCGTTAAAGGGTATCTTGAATAACGCTGATGCCTTTCTTTTCATGCATCGCGATGAAATAGTGCAGGGTTATTCATCGTAG
- the LOC128551875 gene encoding interferon-induced protein 44-like — MASAATQSATSTAQTSVSAQTTVTPATPSVASTQPNVQASPPTAASTQPVVNTAVATAVSTQPIVTPTQSTAASTQPGVPTSSSPTVSTQPIVNTVAVTTVSSQLSGTPAIPTTVVTQSANPPATTVPAQTSVKPSAPVVTPVSPLTFATGGMSLKDIDTLYETPWRKTVNWNDIYETLAELKDEVEKYEPLGDLLTDEVQFPKVNILLFGGVGAGKSSVFNTFNSIFRGKIFNVARSGSTEHSLTTKFTRYPVMSTSRKSPMPLKFRVCDIRGLEQDHLMTKENMRYILEGNIADKFPFDPSGNLSADMPGFNKYPALDEKIHCVALVQDATIVDAMQDLSPEVTGNIKEMQTVMNGLEIPQVVILTKIDSICEKTKNNIADAFYSPKVENCVAKVSEVLGLPKNCIFPMKNYENEYQLDANIDVMALLTLKGILNNCDAHLFVHYEEVKEKYAIANRRNP; from the exons ATGGCTTCAGCAG CTACACAAAGTGCCACAAGCACAGCACAAACATCTGTCTCAGCACAAACAACTGTCACACCAGCAACTCCGTCTGTTGCTTCAACACAACCAAATGTGCAGGCTTCACCACCAACAGCAGCCTCAACACAGCCAGTTGTTAATACCGCGGTAGCTACTGCGGTTTCAACACAACCAATTGTTACACCTACACAATCTACTGCTGCTTCAACACAACCAGGAGTGCCAACCTCATCATCACCTACAGTTTCAACACAACCTATTGTAAATACTGTAGCGGTTACGACGGTTTCATCACAACTAAGTGGCACACCCGCAATACCCACGACTGTCGTGACACAAAGCGCGAACCCCCCAGCAACAACAGTTCCGGCTCAGACAAGTGTCAAGCCATCCGCACCAGTCGTTACTCCTGTATCACCTTTAACCTTTGCAACTG gAGGAATGAGCCTTAAGGACATAGACACACTGTATGAAACCCCTTGGAGGAAAACAGTCAACTGGAATGACATCTATGAG acatTGGCCGAGTTAAAAGATGAAGTTGAAAAGTATGAGCCTTTGGGAGATTTGTTAACAGATGAGGTACAATTCCCCAAGGTCAATATCCTGCTTTTTGGCGGCGTAGGGGCTGGAAAATCTAGCGTTTTCAACACATTCAATTCTATATTCCGGGGAAAGATTTTCAACGTAGCAAGAAGTGGTTCAACAGAACACAGTCTTACAACTAAG TTCACTAGATATCCTGTCATGTCAACAAGTAGGAAATCACCAATGCCGCTGAAATTCCGCGTGTGTGACATCCGGGGTCTTGAGCAAGACCATCTTATGACGAAAGAAAATATGCGCTACATTCTTGAAGGAAATATTGCGGACAAGTTTCCT TTTGATCCAAGTGGAAACCTGTCAGCTGACATGCCCGGGTTTAACAAGTATCCAGCCCTTGACGAGAAAATTCACTGCGTGGCTCTGGTGCAAGATGCAACAATCGTTGATGCCATGCAAGATCTGAGTCCAGAAGTAACCGGTAATATAAAGGAGATGCAAACTGTTATGAATGGCTTAG AAATACCCCAGGTTGTGATATTGACCAAGATTGACAGTATATGCGAGAAGACAAAGAATAATATTGCAGATGCATTTTATAGTCCGAAAGTTGAAAATTGCGTCGCAAAG GTATCTGAAGTTCTTGGTTTGCCTAAAAATTGCATATTCCCAATGAAGAACTACGAAAATGAGTACCAACTTGACGCGAACATTGATGTGATGGCTCTTCTCACACTCAAAGGCATCCTTAACAACTGTGACGCCCACCTCTTCGTCCATTATGAGGAGGTCAAAGAGAAGTATGCAATTGCAAATAGACGGAACCCATGA